CTGATATACAAGCCTGAAACACAGACATTTCAGCTTTTGCTGTTAGATGGACTAGGGCATGGAGAGGGAGCATACGAGGCCTCACAGGCAGCTATTGCTGCTTACCAACAGATTAAGAAAGATGAACCAGCAGAGGTACTAAAAACGATTCATCAGGAAATAAAAAAGACGAGAGGTGCTGTTGCCATGGCATTAGCCTACGAAGCTCAAGACACTACTATTTCTTATTGCGGAGTAGGTAACATAAGTGGTAAAATGATCGCCTATAACAAAACCAAGCATTTTTCATCTTTTAACGGAATTGTGGGCCATGCAATGTCTTCTCGTATTAATAATCAAAAAATAAAGTGGGAAAGAGGGAGCCAGTTATTACTTCACTCAGACGGGCTGGTCTCTCGCTCTGATCCATCTAAATACACTCAATTACAAAACCATGATCCGGCTATCCTTGCGGCCTGCCTGTACCGTGACTATAGCCGGGGAAATGACGACACTACTATTATCATTTGTAAACATCCAGATACCGATGGAAAAGCTTCAAAAGGCAATTATTGAGATTTCTCTGGAGCGTGAGCTGGATTTGGTAATTGCCTATAAAAAAGCCATGCAGCTAGCCGAAATATCCGGACTAACTTTTACTGATCAGACAAAATTTGCTACTGCCGTTTCTGAAGTTTCCCGAAACGCACTGGCATATGCCAACAGTGGCGAGGTTATTTTATACATAAGTACAGAAGCATCACGCTTTTTACTGGAAGCAGTTATTACAGACAAAGGGCCGGGCATTGCAAACCTGGCTACGCTAAAGCAAAGTATCACCCCCCAGAACAATACAAAACCCACCGGACTACAAAACTGTAAAAGGCTTGTACATAAACTTCATATCGCCAGCGAAAAAGGTATGGGAACTACCGTTAAAATATCTATGTACCTGCCTGCCAACCACCCCCCTATTAACAATCTGATTTTGTCTGGATGGAGAACGCACTTTAGCGAGGCGCCCCCCATTTCTCCGTACGACGAAATAAAAAGGCAAAACCATCTACTACTCAAAACACTGGAAGATCTTAAAGTGAAAGAATCCCAGACCAAAGAGCAGTTGAAAGAGATACAATGCCTGAACAACGAGCTGGAAAATAACTACATTAAAATTAAAGAGCTTTCTAAGCAAAAAGCGGCTCAGAATGAGCTGCTAATCAAAAGAAATAGAGAGCTGGATGAGTTCGCCCATATTGTATCTCATGATATGAAAGCGCCAGTACAAAACCTCAAGAGTCTGGCGGAACTAATCCAAAGCGGAAAAATGATAAGTCAGGATAAAATTCTGACAATTTTTTCGCGTCAGGTAAATAAGATGGAAAACCTGATAGACAGCATACTAACCTATAGTATGGCCGGGCATGAGAATGTAGCCAAAACCAACGTTGACCTCAAAGAGCTCATAGGTGAAGTAACACAGAGCATTTCCAAACCTGAAAGCTTTGATATACAGCTTCATGAAGAATTTCCACTGCTCTTTACCGAAGAGGTATTTATCTATCAGGTATTTCATAACCTTATTTCTAACGCCATTAAGTATAATGACAAAGAAGAAGGAAAAGTAAGAGTAGGATTCAGTCAAAATGGTCATGGCACTACCTACTATTATGTGGAAGATAACGGACCTGGTATACCAAAGGATAAGCGTGAGCTTGTGTTTAATATGTTTACCATCCTGCATAAAGTTAAGAATGTAGATAGCACCGGAATCGGACTGGCGATAGTTAAGAAGATGATTCTGGAGCGTGGAGGAGACATCTGGATAGAAGACAGCCGTGCCTACGAGAGTGGGGCAAGATTTTGCTTTACCTGGCCCGACGACCTTTTGCACTAGACCAACGCACTCATTCCATTTTACTCAAGAATATTTTTAAAGCTCCTCAAACTGTCAGGGGCTTTTCTGGTTTTTTCTCTACCTTAGTAAGAGTCATCAAAATGCATGAGAGAGCTTTAGCTTAGCTCCTTTTGTGTAATATTGGCTTTTATTAGTATTTTTAGGCATAATATCTTTTTAAAAATAGACTAATTTTTTTTCTATGTTTTCCGATCAAGACTTAAATCACCTAAAGACATACGGTGCTGACCTAGACAACATCAAGCAGCAGATAGAGCAATTTGAAGAAGGTTTTCCCTATCTGAAAATTATTAAAGCAGCAACTATCAATGATGGTATTCTTCAGACTGATGAGACACTAAGCCAGGAATACATCAAAACATATGAGCGCGAATCTCCGCAGTACAAAGTCATTAAATTTGTACCTGCCTCGGGGGCTGCCAGCCGTATGTTCAAAGCATTGTTCGCATTTATGCGTTCTTACACCGGTAGCGAAGCCGATTACGAAAAACTGATCAGCGATGAAAAGCAACGTCCTATCTTCAACTTTTTTAAAAGAATAGAGGATTTTGCTTTTTATGACAGCCTAAAAGAAAAGTACGCAGAAAAGCATAAGATCACGCTTAACGAAGCTATCCTTCAAAGAAAGTATGTGAGCGTACTGGAAGTCTTGCTGGAAGACGAAGGCATGAGTTATGGCAGTCTGCCCAAAGGCTTATTGGAGTTTCACAGATATAGTGATACCACTCGCACGCCGGTAGAAGAACACCTGGTTGAGGGTGCAAATTACTGCCGTAATGCTAATAACGAAGTTTTTATTCACTTTACAGTATCTCCGGAGCATCGCAAAGGCTTTGAACAGCACCTGGAAGAGGTAAAAGTTTCGTACGAGCAGGAGTATGGGGTTAGCTACCATATTTCATTCTCTGAACAGAAACCTTCTACTGATACTATTGCGGTAGATATGGAAAACAGGCCTTTTCGTAATGAGGACAACAGCCTGCTGTTACGTCCCGGAGGGCATGGAGCACTGATAGAAAACCTTAATGACCTGGAGGCAGATATCGTCTTTATCAAAAACATAGATAATGTAGTACCTGACCAGATCAAAGCGCCTACTTACGATAACAAAAAAATGCTGGGTGGTATATTACTTAGCTACCAGCAAACTATTTTCTCATATCTGAAACTGATACACGAATCGGATGATCTGTCTTCCGAAAAGATTGAAGAGATTCGTCATTTTGTAGAAAACCAACTTTGTACCATTTCTCCCCAGGTCTTCAGCACTATGGAAGATGATGAGAAGGTAGCCTATCTCTTCCAGAAACTAGACCGACCTATTCGTGTCTGTGGTATGGTGAAAAATGAAGGAGAGCCAGGTGGTGGGCCTTTCTGGGCACAAAACAGTGACGACTCTACCTCTCTACAAATTGTAGAAAGTGCACAGGTAGACACCACTGATGCCGAACAAATGGAAATATTTAAGAATGCTACCCACTTTAACCCAGTGGATATTGTTTGCTCTTTAAAAGATTTTGAAGGGAATAAGTTTGACCTGAAACGCTTTGTAGATCCAATGACCGGATTTATCTCTCATAAATCTAAAGATGGTAAAGAACTGAAAGCGCTGGAGCTTCCTGGTTTATGGAACGGTAGTATGTCTGATTGGAATACAATTTTTGTAGAAGTGCCTATTGTTACCTTTAACCCGGTAAAAACGGTAAATGACCTGCTACGTGAGCAGCATCAGTCATAATTAATAGCGCCACTTTTAACAGCTATTCACCTTTATATGAAGAACGACTTTCATCTCTGAAAGTCGTTCTTTTTTGTTATAGGTTAATCCACTCTTTTGCCTTTTCTTTTTCAGCCAGCTCGTAGTATTGTACTTCAGCCTTAGTGAAGGGTTCAAAAGCTTTGGCCAGACTTTCTTCCCAGTCTTTAGCGCCTACTATCGCTACTTTTTCGTAGTCGTTCGCATGTTTGAGGTCCACCTTAATGTCTTCAACTATAGCATCGGCATTCCAGCCTTCTTTATTTTGTAGCTCAAAGTACCAGCGAATTTTTTGCCCTTTCTCTGCTATATCATCTACATAAGGCTGTACTTTTTCATAGTCCTTACCCTTTACCTCTCCACTTACTTTAGTCGCGATAATGTTGTCGTGCGTAAAATCTAATACTTCTAACATGGGTATATGATTTTAATTTAAATAATACATATCTGCTTATTTTCAGGTGCAACACATGAACCTTCCATTCATACTCAAAAAATTAGCACCTGTAGTTAATTGCACAACAAAGACATATATTGATTGTTCGCTTAAGAGCTTGTAACAAGACAGGGTAAAATCATTTTCAGTTGACAATACTATAAGCTCACACCTATGTCTATCAAAGAAAACAAGCTTACCCCATCAAAACTTAGTCTTAACTGTTAGTGGCTATGCCCGGCCTCGCTCTTTTTCATCTCGGCTATCAGGTAGTATGCATTATTCATCACAAACTGAGCTTCTGAAGAAGGCTGCTCAGCAAAAGCTACTTCAACCCAACCGTTAGACGAATTTCCGGTAGTGACAGACAGCGGGCTAAACTTCCATTCTTTTTCATCGCCATTTTCCTGTTCCGCTACAAAAGCCATGTACTGATCTCCCTCTCTTACCAGTGCTTCTTCCGGTAAAGCATAGGTTTCTACACTATCTGTAAGTATCTCTCCTTTAATGTACATACCGGGAATAAGCTTACCACTGCTGTTTTCTATCTCTGCATGAACGTGTACTGCTTTAGGGTCTGGCTCAAACTTTTTGCCTACCGAATAAATTTCTGCAATCAACTCCTGATCAGGCAGTGTCTCTACCCTGAATCTTACCTTCTGCCCCACTTCCACTTTGTAGATGTCTTTTTCAAAGACCATAAGGTCAGCATGGATATGATGGGTGTTAACTACTTCAAAAAGCTCTTTTTCCGGCTGTACATACTGCCCGGTTTTTACGCCAATCATGGTTACTGAACCTTCTAGCGGACTTATTACTGGAACCTGCTCGTATAAGCTTCCCTCTTGCAAACGTTTGGGGTTCATGCCTAGCTGACGAAGCTGCGACTCATAGCTTTTTACCATCACCTGTCTACTCTGATAGTCGGACTGGGTCTGCTGAAAAGTTTTACCCGAACTTACTTCACCCTCATACAGTCGCTTCTGACGCTGAAACTCTTTCTCCAAAAATTGCAGGCTGTTGTAAGCTTCCAGATAGTCGCTTTGAAAACGCGTAAGATTAGGATGAGACAGATAAGCCAGTACCTGTCCTTTTTTAACATCATCTCCTTCTATTACTTTAATGGAGGTAATATTGGCTCCTACTATAGCTGTAATTGTAGCCTCGTTTTGTGGAGGCACTTCCAATACACCGCTTGACTCTACCACGCCCAAAAGGTTGCGTTTCGTTAGTGCACCCACCTTCATGTCAAGCGCGTTAAATTGATCTACCGAAAAATGCACCCCATCATCATCGTGATGCCCTTCTTCGTCATGCTCATGATGATCTTCTCCCTCATGTTCGTGCTCCTGCTCGCAAGCTGTAAAGGATACAGAAATGATTATACTGAATAGAATATATATTAATGACTTCATATTTATTACTGATTTGATGAGTTGAGGTAATACGCTAACTGAAATTTAGCCAGCAGATATTGCTCAAGTGCTTCCTGAGCCTGTACTTCTACCTGCACCGCTTCTTTAAGGTTCTGTATAAATGAGACATAATCTATAGCTCCCTCACGGTAGGCTAATACACTACCTTCCCGTTGCTCTCTGGCCAGGGGTAGCGCCTCCTCCTGATAAAACTTCCAGGAGGCCAGCCATTTATTGTAGCTTTGCCTTAAGGTCTGATACTGCATATGTAACTCCAGTTGCGCCTGTTTAAAATTCTGCTGCGCAATTTGCTGCTCTATTCTGGCAGACTGTAGCTGAGCTTTCTGAGGAGCAAAAAATAGCGGTAAGGATATGCCGAACTGAAACTGATGAAAGCCAGACTGAAAACTATGTTCTGTGTCATCAGGGGTCGCAATCTCCTGTACGCCGTACTGTGCGTTAAACCGGGGCAGAAAGCTTGCTGAAGCCACCTTACGCTTGGCATCTGCCAACTGTATTTGTTGGGTGGCTCGGTCCAGAATTGGATGTCGGGTAACCGAATCCCGTAAGGCTAAAGGTTCTAGCCAGCTATTATTCTGCCTGGATTCTACTGTAAAAAGCGTATCGCTAACCAACCAAAGGTTAAGCTTAGCTAATGCTCCCTGATAGTCATAACCCGCCTGGTCTTTCTGTAATTTCATCTGACGCACCTGGTTTGTAGCTGCCAGATAAGCCAGTTTGGAAGTCTCTTCTACCTCATAACGCAGCTTAGCAGCCCGCTCAAACTCCTGATAGATGGAATCTAATTGCTTGTAAAGGTTTAGCCGCTGAAGCTGAATATATGCCTGAGCATAAGCCTCTCTTACTTTCTGCTTCAGCTCATAAGTACTCAGGGTCAGAGCAGTTTCCGCTAATGCAATCTGTTGTGACTGTACTTTTAGATTGGGCCCAATGCTAAAAACATCTATATTCTGCTGTTGTATACCTATACGGGTGTACACTCCCTGCCCGTTGCCAATTTCTTCTCCACTGGTAAAAATCTGGGAGTTGCCAAGTTGCCAGGCCGTTTTCTTAAGTGCATCCTGCTGCTCTATTTCTAAACGTGCCGACTGGAGAAGAGGGTAGTTCTCTACGGCTCTTTCTACCGCTTCTTCCATACTAATTGCAGGCAGTTTATCCTGAGCCTGAACGTCTAATGTAGAAAACACTCTGGCTAAACCAATCGCCAGCATTGCTACAGAGCTTTTGCTCAAAGCGGGTCTTAGTGCGTGTGTTTCTGTCCATCGGTACAAAATAGGTAGTACAAAAAGGGTAAGCAAGGTAGAAGTAATCAGCCCACCAATTACTACTGTAGCCAGCGGTCGCTGTACCTCTGCTCCGGCAGAAACAGATAGGGCCATAGGTAAGAAGCCTAATACATCCGTAAGGGCAGTAAGCAGTATTGGGCGGATACGCCTTTTTGCCCCCTGTTTAATTCTTGTACGTAAGTCGGTAACATCATCTTCTTTAAGCTCATTCCAGCCGCTGATGAGTACCAGCCCATTAAGCACGGCTACGCCAAAGAGCACAATAAAACCAATACCTGCCGATATACTGAAGGGCATACCTCTAAGCCAAAGGGCAAATACTCCACCAATAGCCGCTAAAGGTATGGCCATGTAAATCATAAGTGTTTGCTTGAAAGAGTGCAAAGCAAAAAAGATAAGCACGAAAATAAGCAGCAACGCCACTGGCACTACTACCTGAAGGCGGTCTGTAGCTCTTTCCAGATTTTCAAAGGCACCT
This window of the Porifericola rhodea genome carries:
- a CDS encoding anti-sigma regulatory factor; this translates as MAQRLPSYDGRGNSEAYKNYRIEDRSFFAIIKREISPEAEKLGFSAQKIAKIHIVVNELVTNLLKFGEKNRELLWKTIYYNGQAGIEILTLDKGPGIRSISQAMEDGFSTSGTAGEGLGAIKRQSDYFDIYSQSGQGTVVLARFFAEDTEVIPQPFNFAAFSVARPGEKLCGDGYYLIYKPETQTFQLLLLDGLGHGEGAYEASQAAIAAYQQIKKDEPAEVLKTIHQEIKKTRGAVAMALAYEAQDTTISYCGVGNISGKMIAYNKTKHFSSFNGIVGHAMSSRINNQKIKWERGSQLLLHSDGLVSRSDPSKYTQLQNHDPAILAACLYRDYSRGNDDTTIIICKHPDTDGKASKGNY
- a CDS encoding efflux RND transporter periplasmic adaptor subunit; translation: MKSLIYILFSIIISVSFTACEQEHEHEGEDHHEHDEEGHHDDDGVHFSVDQFNALDMKVGALTKRNLLGVVESSGVLEVPPQNEATITAIVGANITSIKVIEGDDVKKGQVLAYLSHPNLTRFQSDYLEAYNSLQFLEKEFQRQKRLYEGEVSSGKTFQQTQSDYQSRQVMVKSYESQLRQLGMNPKRLQEGSLYEQVPVISPLEGSVTMIGVKTGQYVQPEKELFEVVNTHHIHADLMVFEKDIYKVEVGQKVRFRVETLPDQELIAEIYSVGKKFEPDPKAVHVHAEIENSSGKLIPGMYIKGEILTDSVETYALPEEALVREGDQYMAFVAEQENGDEKEWKFSPLSVTTGNSSNGWVEVAFAEQPSSEAQFVMNNAYYLIAEMKKSEAGHSH
- a CDS encoding STAS/SEC14 domain-containing protein; this encodes MLEVLDFTHDNIIATKVSGEVKGKDYEKVQPYVDDIAEKGQKIRWYFELQNKEGWNADAIVEDIKVDLKHANDYEKVAIVGAKDWEESLAKAFEPFTKAEVQYYELAEKEKAKEWINL
- a CDS encoding DUF4301 family protein, with the protein product MFSDQDLNHLKTYGADLDNIKQQIEQFEEGFPYLKIIKAATINDGILQTDETLSQEYIKTYERESPQYKVIKFVPASGAASRMFKALFAFMRSYTGSEADYEKLISDEKQRPIFNFFKRIEDFAFYDSLKEKYAEKHKITLNEAILQRKYVSVLEVLLEDEGMSYGSLPKGLLEFHRYSDTTRTPVEEHLVEGANYCRNANNEVFIHFTVSPEHRKGFEQHLEEVKVSYEQEYGVSYHISFSEQKPSTDTIAVDMENRPFRNEDNSLLLRPGGHGALIENLNDLEADIVFIKNIDNVVPDQIKAPTYDNKKMLGGILLSYQQTIFSYLKLIHESDDLSSEKIEEIRHFVENQLCTISPQVFSTMEDDEKVAYLFQKLDRPIRVCGMVKNEGEPGGGPFWAQNSDDSTSLQIVESAQVDTTDAEQMEIFKNATHFNPVDIVCSLKDFEGNKFDLKRFVDPMTGFISHKSKDGKELKALELPGLWNGSMSDWNTIFVEVPIVTFNPVKTVNDLLREQHQS
- a CDS encoding sensor histidine kinase codes for the protein MTTLLLSFVNIQIPMEKLQKAIIEISLERELDLVIAYKKAMQLAEISGLTFTDQTKFATAVSEVSRNALAYANSGEVILYISTEASRFLLEAVITDKGPGIANLATLKQSITPQNNTKPTGLQNCKRLVHKLHIASEKGMGTTVKISMYLPANHPPINNLILSGWRTHFSEAPPISPYDEIKRQNHLLLKTLEDLKVKESQTKEQLKEIQCLNNELENNYIKIKELSKQKAAQNELLIKRNRELDEFAHIVSHDMKAPVQNLKSLAELIQSGKMISQDKILTIFSRQVNKMENLIDSILTYSMAGHENVAKTNVDLKELIGEVTQSISKPESFDIQLHEEFPLLFTEEVFIYQVFHNLISNAIKYNDKEEGKVRVGFSQNGHGTTYYYVEDNGPGIPKDKRELVFNMFTILHKVKNVDSTGIGLAIVKKMILERGGDIWIEDSRAYESGARFCFTWPDDLLH